A portion of the Candidatus Eisenbacteria bacterium genome contains these proteins:
- the hflX gene encoding GTPase HflX: protein MAAGGSTEPAPETAVLVGVGLPADTAAAVTRSLDELAELARTAGAEVVGRFTQRRTRVEGATYIGKGKLEELTRFVEERKARLVLFDNDLSPAQARNLEKELRVKVIDRSELILHIFSIHARTDMAKLQVELAQLEYAMPRLRRLWAHLSRLGGGIGTRGPGETQLEVDRRRVRERIHHLKQELKRFDTCRDEQRKARAGKEVGVALVGYTNAGKSTLLNRLAGSDVEAEDFLFCTLDTTSRVVDLDRDYRIVLSDTVGFIRKLPHGLVASFRATLSEVRHADLLIHVVDASNEDAEAQIEAVHGVLEELGAAEKPTILVLNKEDAVTDTLALNRLADQHGPALSLSARTGAGTARLLDEIRREVASMRLAVDLVFPATASAEAARVHREGEVLDVRYEEETIHIRARLPVSLLERLRKKGYVRE, encoded by the coding sequence ATCGCCGCCGGCGGGAGCACCGAGCCCGCGCCGGAGACGGCGGTGCTCGTCGGCGTGGGCCTCCCCGCCGACACGGCGGCGGCCGTCACCCGCTCTCTGGACGAACTCGCCGAGCTGGCCCGCACCGCCGGCGCCGAGGTGGTGGGGCGCTTCACCCAGCGCCGCACGCGGGTAGAGGGGGCCACCTATATCGGCAAGGGAAAGCTGGAGGAGCTGACCCGGTTCGTCGAGGAGCGGAAAGCCCGCCTCGTCCTCTTCGACAACGACCTCTCCCCCGCGCAGGCCCGAAACCTGGAGAAGGAACTCCGGGTGAAAGTGATCGACCGGAGCGAGCTGATCCTCCACATCTTCTCGATTCACGCCCGCACCGACATGGCCAAGCTGCAGGTGGAGCTGGCCCAGCTCGAGTACGCGATGCCGCGCCTCCGGCGGCTGTGGGCGCACCTCTCCCGGCTCGGCGGAGGCATCGGGACGCGCGGGCCGGGGGAGACCCAGCTCGAGGTGGATCGCCGCCGCGTTCGGGAGCGGATCCATCACTTGAAGCAGGAACTGAAACGGTTCGACACCTGCCGGGACGAACAGCGGAAGGCGCGGGCCGGCAAAGAGGTCGGCGTCGCCCTCGTCGGCTACACCAACGCGGGAAAGTCGACGCTCTTAAACCGTCTCGCCGGAAGCGACGTGGAGGCGGAGGACTTCCTCTTCTGCACCCTCGACACGACGAGCCGCGTGGTCGACCTGGACCGGGACTACCGCATCGTCCTCTCCGACACGGTCGGTTTCATACGGAAGCTCCCCCACGGCCTGGTGGCCTCCTTCCGCGCCACCCTGTCGGAGGTGCGCCACGCCGACCTCCTGATCCACGTGGTGGACGCGTCGAACGAGGACGCGGAGGCGCAGATCGAGGCGGTGCACGGTGTGCTCGAAGAGCTGGGCGCGGCGGAGAAGCCGACCATCCTCGTGCTGAACAAGGAGGACGCCGTCACCGACACGCTCGCGCTGAACCGTCTCGCCGATCAACATGGTCCGGCCCTCTCCCTGAGCGCCCGAACCGGCGCCGGGACCGCCCGCCTCCTCGACGAAATCCGAAGAGAGGTCGCCTCCATGCGCCTGGCGGTGGATCTCGTCTTCCCCGCCACCGCCTCGGCCGAGGCGGCCCGGGTGCATCGCGAGGGGGAGGTGCTGGACGTCCGCTACGAAGAGGAAACGATCCACATCCGCGCCCGCCTCCCCGTCTCCCTGCTCGAACGTCTTCGGAAAAAGGGATACGTGAGGGAATAG
- the gyrA gene encoding DNA gyrase subunit A codes for MAEETILPVFLEKEMKESYLTYAMSVIIQRALPDVRDGLKPSQRRILVAMNDLNLAPGAQHRKCAKIAGDTSGNYHPHGEQVIYPTLVRMAQGFNLRYPLVDGQGNFGSIDGDPPAAMRYTEARMAAPAMELLEDLDKDTVDFISNYDETKDEPRVLPGKFPNLVVNGCSGIAVGMATNIPPHNIREVGEALIALIDDPELPDVAMLDYVRGPDFPTGGVIHGTQGIRDAYLTGHGRLTVRARTVMEEMKGGRERIVVQEIPYQVNKTALIEKIAGLVRDGDVEGIADIRDESDRKGMRIVIELKKDAPTQVILNQLFQRSQLQDTFGVSLLALVDGGPRVMTLKQLLTEYLRHRREVVDRRTRFDLEKAKARAHILEGLRIALDNIDAIIDLIRSSADPAEAKQGLMERFGLSEKQAQAILDMRLQRLTGLERKKLEEEYLGLIQTIEDLESILRSEARVREILKDEIRYMIERFGDDRRTDIIDAVVSFDLEDLIADEDMVVTISHNGYIKRLRVDTYRKQRRGGRGITGTVLRDEDFVENLFIASTHSYVLFFTDQGRCYWLKAHQIPQAGRTARGKAIVNLIRLRENEKITATVPVREFRDDLFLLLATRKGTVKKTPLTAYSNPRRVGIHAILLDEGDSLIEAKLTDGTREIVLSKALGKAIRFHEGEVRPMGRTARGVRGVICDPGDEVVGMVTLERNGSLLMVTENGYGKRTTIDEYRITRRGGKGIITVRANDRNGRLVAIREVIDSDELMIMSRKGIIIRMAVGGISLMGRNTQGVHLINLDEGDTVVGMTRVVTDDTEELEVGSEPDGDEGGGD; via the coding sequence ATGGCGGAAGAGACGATACTCCCGGTTTTTCTCGAAAAGGAGATGAAGGAGTCCTACCTCACCTACGCGATGAGCGTGATTATTCAGCGCGCCCTGCCGGACGTGAGGGACGGCCTGAAACCTTCGCAGCGGCGCATCCTGGTCGCCATGAACGACCTCAATCTCGCGCCGGGGGCGCAGCACAGGAAGTGCGCCAAGATCGCCGGCGACACCTCCGGGAACTACCACCCCCACGGCGAGCAGGTGATCTATCCCACGCTGGTCCGCATGGCGCAGGGCTTCAACCTCCGCTATCCGCTCGTGGACGGCCAGGGAAACTTCGGGTCCATCGACGGCGACCCGCCGGCGGCGATGCGCTACACCGAAGCGCGCATGGCCGCACCCGCGATGGAGCTGCTGGAGGACCTGGACAAGGACACGGTCGACTTCATCAGCAACTACGACGAGACCAAGGACGAGCCCCGCGTTCTCCCGGGCAAGTTCCCGAACCTGGTGGTGAACGGCTGCTCCGGCATCGCCGTCGGCATGGCGACCAACATACCCCCCCACAACATCCGGGAGGTGGGCGAGGCGCTGATCGCCCTCATCGATGATCCGGAGCTCCCCGACGTGGCGATGCTCGACTACGTACGGGGCCCCGACTTCCCCACCGGTGGCGTGATCCACGGCACCCAGGGGATCCGCGACGCCTACCTGACCGGCCACGGCCGGCTGACGGTGCGCGCCCGCACGGTGATGGAGGAGATGAAGGGCGGGCGCGAAAGGATCGTGGTCCAAGAGATCCCTTATCAGGTAAACAAAACCGCGCTGATCGAGAAGATCGCCGGCCTGGTGCGGGACGGGGACGTGGAGGGGATCGCCGACATCCGGGACGAGTCGGACCGGAAGGGAATGCGGATCGTCATCGAGCTGAAGAAGGACGCGCCCACCCAGGTCATCCTGAACCAACTCTTCCAGAGGAGCCAGCTGCAGGACACCTTCGGCGTGTCGCTGCTGGCGCTGGTGGACGGCGGCCCCCGGGTGATGACGCTGAAACAGCTCCTCACCGAGTACCTCCGCCACAGGCGGGAGGTCGTGGACCGTCGCACCCGCTTCGACCTGGAGAAGGCCAAGGCGCGGGCCCACATCCTCGAAGGGCTCCGCATCGCTCTCGACAACATCGACGCCATCATCGACCTGATCCGCTCCTCCGCCGATCCGGCCGAAGCGAAGCAGGGGTTGATGGAGCGCTTCGGGCTCTCCGAGAAGCAGGCCCAGGCGATCCTCGACATGCGGCTCCAGCGGCTTACCGGGCTGGAGCGGAAGAAACTGGAGGAGGAGTACCTCGGCCTGATCCAGACGATCGAGGACCTGGAGAGCATCCTCCGGAGCGAGGCGCGGGTTCGGGAGATCCTGAAGGACGAGATTCGCTACATGATCGAGCGTTTCGGCGACGACCGCCGCACCGACATCATCGACGCGGTGGTCTCCTTCGACCTGGAGGACCTGATCGCCGACGAGGACATGGTGGTCACCATCTCCCACAACGGCTACATCAAGCGCCTGCGCGTCGACACCTACCGGAAACAGAGGCGCGGCGGTCGCGGCATCACCGGCACGGTGCTGAGGGACGAGGATTTCGTGGAGAATCTCTTCATCGCCTCCACGCACTCCTACGTGCTCTTCTTCACCGACCAGGGGCGTTGCTACTGGCTCAAGGCGCATCAGATTCCGCAGGCGGGACGCACGGCGCGCGGCAAGGCGATCGTGAACCTGATCCGCCTCCGGGAGAACGAGAAAATCACCGCCACCGTGCCGGTGCGCGAGTTCCGGGACGACCTTTTCCTGCTCCTCGCCACGCGCAAGGGGACGGTGAAGAAGACCCCGCTCACCGCGTACAGCAATCCGCGCCGCGTCGGGATCCACGCGATCCTCCTCGACGAGGGGGACAGCCTGATCGAGGCGAAGCTGACCGACGGGACCCGGGAGATCGTGCTCTCCAAGGCGCTCGGCAAGGCGATCCGCTTCCACGAGGGGGAAGTGCGGCCCATGGGCCGAACCGCCCGGGGCGTGCGGGGCGTGATCTGCGATCCCGGCGACGAGGTGGTCGGCATGGTCACCCTCGAGAGGAACGGCTCCCTCCTGATGGTCACCGAGAACGGCTATGGAAAGCGGACCACGATCGACGAGTACCGGATCACCCGTCGCGGCGGCAAGGGGATCATCACCGTGCGCGCGAACGACCGGAACGGACGGCTCGTGGCGATCCGCGAAGTCATCGACTCGGACGAACTGATGATCATGAGCCGCAAGGGGATCATCATCCGCATGGCCGTCGGCGGAATCTCCCTGATGGGTCGGAACACCCAGGGCGTGCACCTCATCAACCTCGACGAGGGAGACACGGTGGTGGGCATGACCCGAGTCGTCACCGATGACACGGAGGAGCTGGAGGTCGGCTCCGAACCGGACGGCGACGAAGGCGGAGGGGATTGA
- the gyrB gene encoding DNA topoisomerase (ATP-hydrolyzing) subunit B, translating into MTEETDKKKIEAGKAYGADKITVLKGLEAVRKRPAMYIGSTSVRGLHHLVYEVVDNSVDEALAGFCSNVDVAIHADGTVTVEDDGRGIPVDMHPQENRPAAEVVMTMLHAGGKFDTRSYKVSGGLHGVGVSVVNALSEWFELEIRREGKVWSQRYERGLPVSPLRVVGETDHGGTRSTFKPDPQIFADTAFHYETLAQRMRELAFLNKGLKIRIVDERDEKHENVYHFEGGLVAYVQLLNRAKECIHEPLYTCKTRDETTVEIALQYNNTYRENIFSYANSINTIEGGTHLSGFKTALTRTLNAYAQKAGMFKNNATLSGEDVREGLTAVVNVKLMDPQFEGQTKTKLGNSEVRGIVESVIGEWLGEFLEMNPAVARRILEKSISASRAREAARKARELTRRKSALESGNLPGKLADCTYREPERCEIYIVEGESAGGSAKQGRERNFQAILPIKGKILNVEKARLDRILSNEEIRTIITALGTGVGEEEFDASKVRYGKVIIMTDADVDGAHIRTLLLTFFFRHMRRLIEDGHVYIAQPPLYRIKKGKQFWYAYNEEERERVLSGLESRKGVTIQRYKGLGEMNPEQLWTTTMDPEKRTLLRVELEDAAEADHIFSVLMGEEVAPRRDFIREHAASVENLDI; encoded by the coding sequence ATGACGGAAGAAACCGATAAGAAAAAAATCGAAGCCGGAAAAGCATACGGCGCCGACAAGATCACCGTACTAAAGGGATTGGAGGCGGTCCGGAAGCGCCCGGCCATGTACATCGGAAGCACCAGCGTGCGGGGGCTCCACCATCTCGTTTACGAAGTGGTGGACAACTCGGTGGACGAGGCGCTCGCCGGTTTCTGCTCCAACGTGGACGTGGCGATACACGCCGACGGCACCGTAACCGTCGAGGACGACGGCCGCGGCATTCCCGTGGACATGCACCCCCAGGAGAATCGTCCCGCCGCCGAGGTGGTGATGACCATGCTTCACGCCGGGGGCAAGTTCGACACCCGGAGCTACAAGGTCTCCGGCGGGCTTCACGGCGTGGGCGTATCGGTGGTGAACGCCCTTTCGGAGTGGTTCGAGCTGGAGATCCGCCGCGAGGGTAAAGTCTGGAGCCAGCGGTACGAGCGGGGCCTCCCGGTGAGCCCCCTTCGGGTTGTCGGCGAAACGGACCACGGCGGCACCCGGTCCACCTTTAAGCCGGACCCGCAGATCTTCGCCGACACGGCCTTCCATTACGAGACGCTCGCCCAGAGGATGCGGGAGCTGGCCTTCCTGAACAAGGGGCTGAAGATCCGGATCGTCGACGAGCGGGACGAGAAGCACGAGAACGTCTATCACTTCGAGGGCGGGCTCGTCGCCTACGTGCAGCTCCTGAACCGCGCCAAGGAATGCATCCACGAACCGCTTTACACATGTAAAACCCGCGACGAAACCACGGTGGAGATCGCCCTCCAGTACAACAACACCTACCGGGAGAACATCTTCTCCTACGCGAACTCGATCAACACCATCGAGGGGGGGACGCATCTCTCGGGGTTCAAGACGGCGCTCACCCGGACGCTGAACGCCTACGCCCAGAAGGCGGGCATGTTCAAGAACAACGCCACCCTGAGCGGCGAGGACGTGCGGGAGGGGCTCACGGCGGTGGTGAACGTCAAGCTCATGGACCCGCAGTTCGAGGGCCAGACCAAAACCAAGCTGGGAAACAGCGAGGTCCGGGGGATCGTCGAGTCGGTCATCGGCGAGTGGCTCGGCGAGTTCCTGGAGATGAACCCGGCGGTGGCGCGCCGCATCCTGGAGAAATCGATCTCCGCCTCCCGCGCCCGCGAGGCGGCGCGAAAGGCGCGCGAGCTGACCCGCCGAAAAAGCGCCCTCGAGAGCGGCAACCTTCCGGGCAAGCTGGCGGACTGCACCTACCGCGAGCCGGAGCGCTGCGAAATCTACATCGTCGAGGGAGAGTCGGCGGGCGGTTCCGCCAAGCAGGGCCGGGAACGGAACTTCCAGGCCATCCTCCCGATCAAGGGGAAGATCCTGAACGTGGAGAAGGCGCGGCTCGACCGGATCCTCTCCAACGAGGAGATCCGGACGATCATCACCGCCCTCGGCACGGGGGTGGGCGAGGAAGAGTTCGACGCCTCCAAGGTCCGTTACGGCAAGGTCATCATCATGACCGACGCGGACGTGGACGGCGCCCACATCCGCACGCTTCTCCTCACCTTCTTTTTCCGGCACATGCGCCGCCTGATCGAGGATGGGCACGTCTACATCGCCCAGCCCCCGCTCTACCGGATCAAAAAGGGGAAGCAGTTCTGGTACGCCTACAACGAAGAGGAGCGCGAGCGCGTTCTGAGCGGCCTGGAGAGCCGAAAAGGGGTGACGATCCAGCGCTACAAGGGTCTCGGCGAGATGAATCCCGAGCAGCTTTGGACCACCACCATGGACCCGGAGAAGAGAACCCTGCTCCGGGTGGAACTGGAGGACGCCGCCGAGGCGGATCACATCTTCTCGGTTCTCATGGGCGAGGAGGTGGCTCCGCGGCGCGACTTCATCCGCGAGCACGCGGCGTCGGTGGAGAACTTGGACATCTAA